From Drosophila yakuba strain Tai18E2 chromosome 2L, Prin_Dyak_Tai18E2_2.1, whole genome shotgun sequence, one genomic window encodes:
- the LOC6527299 gene encoding gastrula zinc finger protein XlCGF57.1 isoform X9, whose translation MRSHTNETPFRCEICGKSFSRKEHFTNHILWHTAGETPHRCDFCSKTFTRKEHLLNHVRQHTGESPHRCSYCMKTFTRKEHLVNHIRQHTGETPFKCTYCTKAFTRKDHMVNHVRQHTGESPHKCTYCTKTFTRKEHLTNHVRQHTGDSPHRCSYCKKTFTRKEHLTNHVRLHTGDSPHKCEYCQKTFTRKEHLNNHMRQHSSDNPHCCNVCNKPFTRKEHLINHMSRCHTGDRPFTCETCGKSFPLKGNLLFHQRSHTKGQEMERPFACEKCPKNFICKGHLVSHMRSHSGEKPHACTLCSKAFVERGNLKRHMKMNHPDAMMPPPPVHPHPQIPAGVLTQVKQEVKPIIIPHHSATTTMHTIQQITAGAAGAGGAVQLTPGLVPLVTSTLISHNAAAQQQSQKQQAAAAAAAQQQAAAAAAAQQQAAQQQAAAAHQQHQQQVAAQHQQQAAVAAHQQQQQQLQQQQQLLQLSIQQAAHHHQQEQHRQQQQQQHQQQQQQQHHQQQQQGHPQAPPPQQQQQPPPIALISDPSALARAAIQLQHLPANVEQHPVVY comes from the exons ATGCGATCCCACACCAACGAGACGCCGTTCCGTTGCGAGATCTGCGGCAAGAGCTTTAGCCGCAAGGAGCACTTCACCAATCACATACTTTGGCATACAG CAGGCGAGACGCCGCACCGGTGCGACTTCTGCTCCAAGACGTTTACGCGCAAGGAGCACTTGCTTAACCACGTGCGCCAGCACACGGGAGAGTCGCCACACCGCTGCTCCTACTGCATGAAGACGTTCACGCGCAAGGAGCACCTGGTCAACCACATACGCCAGCACACGGGTGAGACACCGTTCAAGTGCACGTACTGCACGAAAGCGTTCACGCGCAAAGATCACATGGTTAATCATGTACGGCAACATACAGGCGAGTCGCCGCACAAGTGCACGTACTGCACCAAGACGTTTACGCGCAAGGAGCACCTGACGAACCATGTGCGCCAGCACACGGGCGACTCCCCGCACCGCTGCTCCTACTGCAAGAAGACCTTTACGCGGAAGGAGCACCTGACGAATCATGTGCGCCTCCACACGGGCGACTCGCCGCACAAGTGCGAGTATTGCCAGAAGACGTTTACGCGAAAGGAGCACCTCAACAATCACATGCGCCAGCATTCGAGCGACAATCCGCATTGCTGCAACGTTTGCAACAAGCCGTTTACGCGCAAGGAGCACCTGATCAACCACATGTCCCGGTGCCACACCGGTGACCGGCCCTTCACCTGCGAGACGTGCGGCAAATCGTTCCCGCTCAAGGGCAATCTGCTCTTCCATCAGCGCAGCCATACCAAGGGCCAGGAGATGGAGCGGCCATTCGCCTGCGAGAAGTGCCCCAAGAACTTTATCTGCAAAG GTCACTTGGTCTCGCACATGCGCTCCCATTCGGGTGAGAAACCACACGCGTGCACACTGTGCAGCAAGGCGTTCGTCGAGCGCGGCAATTTGAAGCGCCACATGAAGATGAATCACCCGGATGCTATGATGCCGCCACCACCCgtgcatccgcatccgcaaaTACCGGCTGGTGTGCTGACGCAAGTCAAGCAGGAAGTGAAACCGATCATAA TTCCCCATCACTCGGCGACCACCACGATGCACACCATCCAGCAGATCACGGCGGGAGCGGCGGGCGCAGGAGGTGCGGTCCAGTTAACTCCGGGTCTGGTGCCTCTGGTTACCTCCACGCTCATCTCGCATAATGCGGCTGCCCAACAGCAGTCGCAGAAACAGCAAgcagccgctgcagcagctgcacagCAACAGGCCgcagccgccgctgctgcccaACAGCAAGCAGCCCAGCAACAGGCGGCTGCTgcacatcagcagcatcaacaacaagTGGCCGCCCAACATCAACAGCAGGCTGCGGTGGCTgctcatcagcagcagcaacagcagttgcagcagcagcaacaactgctTCAGTTGTCCATCCAACAGGCGGCTCACCATcaccagcaggagcagcatcgtcaacagcagcaacagcaacaccagcagcaacaacagcagcagcatcaccagcaacaacagcagggTCATCCCCAGGCCCCGccaccacagcagcaacagcagccgccgccCATTGCCTTGATCAGTGACCCAAGTGCTCTGGCACGCGCCGCCATCCAGCTGCAGCATCTGCCTGCGAACGTAGAACAGCACCCGGTTGTTTATTAA
- the LOC6527299 gene encoding zinc finger protein 271 isoform X1, with the protein MQHVSAASSVPSVVTPVVTTGGTTITLGGPPPLPKSEHKEDGKPPHGIEMYKVNIEDISQLFTYHEVFGKIHGDVVNHQLAAAHGGQLPPPPPLPPQVTSHAASAAAAAAAASTNNAAVAAVMASANAAAAAAAAASAGGGLPPATSGNGGQQVTVTTTSSSTSSGGSTTSGGTTTTAGELLMPKMEGGIHGVDGSGNGGNGGGQNVALAPDGTPIATGTHVCDICGKMFQFRYQLIVHRRYHSERKPFMCQVCGQGFTTSQDLTRHGKIHIGGPMFTCIVCFNVFANNTSLERHMKRHSTDKPFACTICQKTFARKEHLDNHFRSHTGETPFRCQYCAKTFTRKEHMVNHVRKHTGETPHRCDICKKSFTRKEHYVNHYMWHTGQTPHQCDVCGKKYTRKEHLANHMRSHTNETPFRCEICGKSFSRKEHFTNHILWHTAGETPHRCDFCSKTFTRKEHLLNHVRQHTGESPHRCSYCMKTFTRKEHLVNHIRQHTGETPFKCTYCTKAFTRKDHMVNHVRQHTGESPHKCTYCTKTFTRKEHLTNHVRQHTGDSPHRCSYCKKTFTRKEHLTNHVRLHTGDSPHKCEYCQKTFTRKEHLNNHMRQHSSDNPHCCNVCNKPFTRKEHLINHMSRCHTGDRPFTCETCGKSFPLKGNLLFHQRSHTKGQEMERPFACEKCPKNFICKGHLVSHMRSHSGEKPHACTLCSKAFVERGNLKRHMKMNHPDAMMPPPPVHPHPQIPAGVLTQVKQEVKPIIIPHHSATTTMHTIQQITAGAAGAGGAVQLTPGLVPLVTSTLISHNAAAQQQSQKQQAAAAAAAQQQAAAAAAAQQQAAQQQAAAAHQQHQQQVAAQHQQQAAVAAHQQQQQQLQQQQQLLQLSIQQAAHHHQQEQHRQQQQQQHQQQQQQQHHQQQQQGHPQAPPPQQQQQPPPIALISDPSALARAAIQLQHLPANVEQHPVVY; encoded by the exons ATGCAGCACGTGAGCGCTGCCAGCTCGGTGCCATCAGTAGTAACTCCTGTTGTGACCACTGGTGGGACAACGATCACCTTGGGCGGACCACCACCGCTCCCTAAATCCGAGCACAAAGAGGATGGCAAGCCGCCGCACGGCATCGAAATGTACAAGGTGAACATTGAGGACATTTCGCAGCTCTTCACGTACCACGAGGTCTTTGGCAAGATCCACGGCGATGTGGTCAATCATCAATTAGCAGCGGCCCACGGAGGTCAGttgccaccacctcctccgctTCCGCCGCAGGTTACCAGCCATGCGGCAAGTGCAgcggcagccgcagcagcggcGTCCACGAATAATGCTGCCGTTGCAGCGGTAATGGCATCAGCGAATGCAGCAGCGGCCGCGGCGGCAGCTGCATCGGCGGGGGGAGGACTACCGCCGGCCACCAGCGGCAATGGGGGCCAGCAGGTGACGGTGACGACGACCAGCAGCTCGACTAGCAGCGGCGGGAGCACCACCAGTGGGGGCACCACGACCACGGCGGGTGAGTTGCTTATGCCTAAAATGGAGGGCGGCATTCATGGCGTGGACGGCAGCGGCAATGGCGGCAATGGTGGCGGGCAAAACGTGGCGCTGGCGCCAGACGGTACGCCCATTGCGACGGGGACGCACGTCTGCGACATCTGCGGCAAGATGTTCCAGTTCCGGTACCAGCTGATCGTGCACCGACGCTACCACAGCGAACGGAAGCCGTTCATGTGCCAGGTGTGCGGCCAGGGGTTCACCACGTCGCAGGATTTGACGCGCCACGGCAAGATCCACATTGGCGGGCCCATGTTCACCTGCATCGTGTGCTTCAATGTGTTCGCGAACAATACGAGCCTGGAGCGGCACATGAAACGGCACTCGACGGACAAACCGTTCGCCTGCACCATTTGCCAAAAGACCTTTGCCCGCAAAGAGCACCTGGACAATCACTTCCGCTCGCACACGGGCGAAACGCCCTTCCGTTGCCAGTACTGCGCCAAGACGTTCACGCGCAAGGAGCACATGGTCAACCATGTGCGCAAACACACGGGTGAGACGCCACATCGTTGCGATATTTGTAAGAAGTCCTTTACGCGCAAGGAACACTATGTTAACCACTACATGTGGCACACTG GTCAAACGCCACACCAGTGCGATGTCTGCGGCAAGAAATACACGCGCAAGGAGCACCTAGCCAACCATATGCGATCCCACACCAACGAGACGCCGTTCCGTTGCGAGATCTGCGGCAAGAGCTTTAGCCGCAAGGAGCACTTCACCAATCACATACTTTGGCATACAG CAGGCGAGACGCCGCACCGGTGCGACTTCTGCTCCAAGACGTTTACGCGCAAGGAGCACTTGCTTAACCACGTGCGCCAGCACACGGGAGAGTCGCCACACCGCTGCTCCTACTGCATGAAGACGTTCACGCGCAAGGAGCACCTGGTCAACCACATACGCCAGCACACGGGTGAGACACCGTTCAAGTGCACGTACTGCACGAAAGCGTTCACGCGCAAAGATCACATGGTTAATCATGTACGGCAACATACAGGCGAGTCGCCGCACAAGTGCACGTACTGCACCAAGACGTTTACGCGCAAGGAGCACCTGACGAACCATGTGCGCCAGCACACGGGCGACTCCCCGCACCGCTGCTCCTACTGCAAGAAGACCTTTACGCGGAAGGAGCACCTGACGAATCATGTGCGCCTCCACACGGGCGACTCGCCGCACAAGTGCGAGTATTGCCAGAAGACGTTTACGCGAAAGGAGCACCTCAACAATCACATGCGCCAGCATTCGAGCGACAATCCGCATTGCTGCAACGTTTGCAACAAGCCGTTTACGCGCAAGGAGCACCTGATCAACCACATGTCCCGGTGCCACACCGGTGACCGGCCCTTCACCTGCGAGACGTGCGGCAAATCGTTCCCGCTCAAGGGCAATCTGCTCTTCCATCAGCGCAGCCATACCAAGGGCCAGGAGATGGAGCGGCCATTCGCCTGCGAGAAGTGCCCCAAGAACTTTATCTGCAAAG GTCACTTGGTCTCGCACATGCGCTCCCATTCGGGTGAGAAACCACACGCGTGCACACTGTGCAGCAAGGCGTTCGTCGAGCGCGGCAATTTGAAGCGCCACATGAAGATGAATCACCCGGATGCTATGATGCCGCCACCACCCgtgcatccgcatccgcaaaTACCGGCTGGTGTGCTGACGCAAGTCAAGCAGGAAGTGAAACCGATCATAA TTCCCCATCACTCGGCGACCACCACGATGCACACCATCCAGCAGATCACGGCGGGAGCGGCGGGCGCAGGAGGTGCGGTCCAGTTAACTCCGGGTCTGGTGCCTCTGGTTACCTCCACGCTCATCTCGCATAATGCGGCTGCCCAACAGCAGTCGCAGAAACAGCAAgcagccgctgcagcagctgcacagCAACAGGCCgcagccgccgctgctgcccaACAGCAAGCAGCCCAGCAACAGGCGGCTGCTgcacatcagcagcatcaacaacaagTGGCCGCCCAACATCAACAGCAGGCTGCGGTGGCTgctcatcagcagcagcaacagcagttgcagcagcagcaacaactgctTCAGTTGTCCATCCAACAGGCGGCTCACCATcaccagcaggagcagcatcgtcaacagcagcaacagcaacaccagcagcaacaacagcagcagcatcaccagcaacaacagcagggTCATCCCCAGGCCCCGccaccacagcagcaacagcagccgccgccCATTGCCTTGATCAGTGACCCAAGTGCTCTGGCACGCGCCGCCATCCAGCTGCAGCATCTGCCTGCGAACGTAGAACAGCACCCGGTTGTTTATTAA
- the LOC6527299 gene encoding zinc finger protein 271 isoform X2, translating into MQHVSAASSVPSVVTPVVTTGGTTITLGGPPPLPKSEHKEDGKPPHGIEMYKVNIEDISQLFTYHEVFGKIHGDVVNHQLAAAHGGQLPPPPPLPPQVTSHAASAAAAAAAASTNNAAVAAVMASANAAAAAAAAASAGGGLPPATSGNGGQQVTVTTTSSSTSSGGSTTSGGTTTTAGELLMPKMEGGIHGVDGSGNGGNGGGQNVALAPDGTPIATGTHVCDICGKMFQFRYQLIVHRRYHSERKPFMCQVCGQGFTTSQDLTRHGKIHIGGPMFTCIVCFNVFANNTSLERHMKRHSTDKPFACTICQKTFARKEHLDNHFRSHTGETPFRCQYCAKTFTRKEHMVNHVRKHTGETPHRCDICKKSFTRKEHYVNHYMWHTGQTPHQCDVCGKKYTRKEHLANHMRSHTNETPFRCEICGKSFSRKEHFTNHILWHTGETPHRCDFCSKTFTRKEHLLNHVRQHTGESPHRCSYCMKTFTRKEHLVNHIRQHTGETPFKCTYCTKAFTRKDHMVNHVRQHTGESPHKCTYCTKTFTRKEHLTNHVRQHTGDSPHRCSYCKKTFTRKEHLTNHVRLHTGDSPHKCEYCQKTFTRKEHLNNHMRQHSSDNPHCCNVCNKPFTRKEHLINHMSRCHTGDRPFTCETCGKSFPLKGNLLFHQRSHTKGQEMERPFACEKCPKNFICKGHLVSHMRSHSGEKPHACTLCSKAFVERGNLKRHMKMNHPDAMMPPPPVHPHPQIPAGVLTQVKQEVKPIIIPHHSATTTMHTIQQITAGAAGAGGAVQLTPGLVPLVTSTLISHNAAAQQQSQKQQAAAAAAAQQQAAAAAAAQQQAAQQQAAAAHQQHQQQVAAQHQQQAAVAAHQQQQQQLQQQQQLLQLSIQQAAHHHQQEQHRQQQQQQHQQQQQQQHHQQQQQGHPQAPPPQQQQQPPPIALISDPSALARAAIQLQHLPANVEQHPVVY; encoded by the exons ATGCAGCACGTGAGCGCTGCCAGCTCGGTGCCATCAGTAGTAACTCCTGTTGTGACCACTGGTGGGACAACGATCACCTTGGGCGGACCACCACCGCTCCCTAAATCCGAGCACAAAGAGGATGGCAAGCCGCCGCACGGCATCGAAATGTACAAGGTGAACATTGAGGACATTTCGCAGCTCTTCACGTACCACGAGGTCTTTGGCAAGATCCACGGCGATGTGGTCAATCATCAATTAGCAGCGGCCCACGGAGGTCAGttgccaccacctcctccgctTCCGCCGCAGGTTACCAGCCATGCGGCAAGTGCAgcggcagccgcagcagcggcGTCCACGAATAATGCTGCCGTTGCAGCGGTAATGGCATCAGCGAATGCAGCAGCGGCCGCGGCGGCAGCTGCATCGGCGGGGGGAGGACTACCGCCGGCCACCAGCGGCAATGGGGGCCAGCAGGTGACGGTGACGACGACCAGCAGCTCGACTAGCAGCGGCGGGAGCACCACCAGTGGGGGCACCACGACCACGGCGGGTGAGTTGCTTATGCCTAAAATGGAGGGCGGCATTCATGGCGTGGACGGCAGCGGCAATGGCGGCAATGGTGGCGGGCAAAACGTGGCGCTGGCGCCAGACGGTACGCCCATTGCGACGGGGACGCACGTCTGCGACATCTGCGGCAAGATGTTCCAGTTCCGGTACCAGCTGATCGTGCACCGACGCTACCACAGCGAACGGAAGCCGTTCATGTGCCAGGTGTGCGGCCAGGGGTTCACCACGTCGCAGGATTTGACGCGCCACGGCAAGATCCACATTGGCGGGCCCATGTTCACCTGCATCGTGTGCTTCAATGTGTTCGCGAACAATACGAGCCTGGAGCGGCACATGAAACGGCACTCGACGGACAAACCGTTCGCCTGCACCATTTGCCAAAAGACCTTTGCCCGCAAAGAGCACCTGGACAATCACTTCCGCTCGCACACGGGCGAAACGCCCTTCCGTTGCCAGTACTGCGCCAAGACGTTCACGCGCAAGGAGCACATGGTCAACCATGTGCGCAAACACACGGGTGAGACGCCACATCGTTGCGATATTTGTAAGAAGTCCTTTACGCGCAAGGAACACTATGTTAACCACTACATGTGGCACACTG GTCAAACGCCACACCAGTGCGATGTCTGCGGCAAGAAATACACGCGCAAGGAGCACCTAGCCAACCATATGCGATCCCACACCAACGAGACGCCGTTCCGTTGCGAGATCTGCGGCAAGAGCTTTAGCCGCAAGGAGCACTTCACCAATCACATACTTTGGCATACAG GCGAGACGCCGCACCGGTGCGACTTCTGCTCCAAGACGTTTACGCGCAAGGAGCACTTGCTTAACCACGTGCGCCAGCACACGGGAGAGTCGCCACACCGCTGCTCCTACTGCATGAAGACGTTCACGCGCAAGGAGCACCTGGTCAACCACATACGCCAGCACACGGGTGAGACACCGTTCAAGTGCACGTACTGCACGAAAGCGTTCACGCGCAAAGATCACATGGTTAATCATGTACGGCAACATACAGGCGAGTCGCCGCACAAGTGCACGTACTGCACCAAGACGTTTACGCGCAAGGAGCACCTGACGAACCATGTGCGCCAGCACACGGGCGACTCCCCGCACCGCTGCTCCTACTGCAAGAAGACCTTTACGCGGAAGGAGCACCTGACGAATCATGTGCGCCTCCACACGGGCGACTCGCCGCACAAGTGCGAGTATTGCCAGAAGACGTTTACGCGAAAGGAGCACCTCAACAATCACATGCGCCAGCATTCGAGCGACAATCCGCATTGCTGCAACGTTTGCAACAAGCCGTTTACGCGCAAGGAGCACCTGATCAACCACATGTCCCGGTGCCACACCGGTGACCGGCCCTTCACCTGCGAGACGTGCGGCAAATCGTTCCCGCTCAAGGGCAATCTGCTCTTCCATCAGCGCAGCCATACCAAGGGCCAGGAGATGGAGCGGCCATTCGCCTGCGAGAAGTGCCCCAAGAACTTTATCTGCAAAG GTCACTTGGTCTCGCACATGCGCTCCCATTCGGGTGAGAAACCACACGCGTGCACACTGTGCAGCAAGGCGTTCGTCGAGCGCGGCAATTTGAAGCGCCACATGAAGATGAATCACCCGGATGCTATGATGCCGCCACCACCCgtgcatccgcatccgcaaaTACCGGCTGGTGTGCTGACGCAAGTCAAGCAGGAAGTGAAACCGATCATAA TTCCCCATCACTCGGCGACCACCACGATGCACACCATCCAGCAGATCACGGCGGGAGCGGCGGGCGCAGGAGGTGCGGTCCAGTTAACTCCGGGTCTGGTGCCTCTGGTTACCTCCACGCTCATCTCGCATAATGCGGCTGCCCAACAGCAGTCGCAGAAACAGCAAgcagccgctgcagcagctgcacagCAACAGGCCgcagccgccgctgctgcccaACAGCAAGCAGCCCAGCAACAGGCGGCTGCTgcacatcagcagcatcaacaacaagTGGCCGCCCAACATCAACAGCAGGCTGCGGTGGCTgctcatcagcagcagcaacagcagttgcagcagcagcaacaactgctTCAGTTGTCCATCCAACAGGCGGCTCACCATcaccagcaggagcagcatcgtcaacagcagcaacagcaacaccagcagcaacaacagcagcagcatcaccagcaacaacagcagggTCATCCCCAGGCCCCGccaccacagcagcaacagcagccgccgccCATTGCCTTGATCAGTGACCCAAGTGCTCTGGCACGCGCCGCCATCCAGCTGCAGCATCTGCCTGCGAACGTAGAACAGCACCCGGTTGTTTATTAA
- the LOC6527299 gene encoding zinc finger protein 497 isoform X4 — MQHVSAASSVPSVVTPVVTTGGTTITLGGPPPLPKSEHKEDGKPPHGIEMYKVNIEDISQLFTYHEVFGKIHGDVVNHQLAAAHGGQLPPPPPLPPQVTSHAASAAAAAAAASTNNAAVAAVMASANAAAAAAAAASAGGGLPPATSGNGGQQVTVTTTSSSTSSGGSTTSGGTTTTAGELLMPKMEGGIHGVDGSGNGGNGGGQNVALAPDGTPIATGTHVCDICGKMFQFRYQLIVHRRYHSERKPFMCQVCGQGFTTSQDLTRHGKIHIGGPMFTCIVCFNVFANNTSLERHMKRHSTDKPFACTICQKTFARKEHLDNHFRSHTGETPFRCQYCAKTFTRKEHMVNHVRKHTGETPHRCDICKKSFTRKEHYVNHYMWHTGETPHRCDFCSKTFTRKEHLLNHVRQHTGESPHRCSYCMKTFTRKEHLVNHIRQHTGETPFKCTYCTKAFTRKDHMVNHVRQHTGESPHKCTYCTKTFTRKEHLTNHVRQHTGDSPHRCSYCKKTFTRKEHLTNHVRLHTGDSPHKCEYCQKTFTRKEHLNNHMRQHSSDNPHCCNVCNKPFTRKEHLINHMSRCHTGDRPFTCETCGKSFPLKGNLLFHQRSHTKGQEMERPFACEKCPKNFICKGHLVSHMRSHSGEKPHACTLCSKAFVERGNLKRHMKMNHPDAMMPPPPVHPHPQIPAGVLTQVKQEVKPIIIPHHSATTTMHTIQQITAGAAGAGGAVQLTPGLVPLVTSTLISHNAAAQQQSQKQQAAAAAAAQQQAAAAAAAQQQAAQQQAAAAHQQHQQQVAAQHQQQAAVAAHQQQQQQLQQQQQLLQLSIQQAAHHHQQEQHRQQQQQQHQQQQQQQHHQQQQQGHPQAPPPQQQQQPPPIALISDPSALARAAIQLQHLPANVEQHPVVY, encoded by the exons ATGCAGCACGTGAGCGCTGCCAGCTCGGTGCCATCAGTAGTAACTCCTGTTGTGACCACTGGTGGGACAACGATCACCTTGGGCGGACCACCACCGCTCCCTAAATCCGAGCACAAAGAGGATGGCAAGCCGCCGCACGGCATCGAAATGTACAAGGTGAACATTGAGGACATTTCGCAGCTCTTCACGTACCACGAGGTCTTTGGCAAGATCCACGGCGATGTGGTCAATCATCAATTAGCAGCGGCCCACGGAGGTCAGttgccaccacctcctccgctTCCGCCGCAGGTTACCAGCCATGCGGCAAGTGCAgcggcagccgcagcagcggcGTCCACGAATAATGCTGCCGTTGCAGCGGTAATGGCATCAGCGAATGCAGCAGCGGCCGCGGCGGCAGCTGCATCGGCGGGGGGAGGACTACCGCCGGCCACCAGCGGCAATGGGGGCCAGCAGGTGACGGTGACGACGACCAGCAGCTCGACTAGCAGCGGCGGGAGCACCACCAGTGGGGGCACCACGACCACGGCGGGTGAGTTGCTTATGCCTAAAATGGAGGGCGGCATTCATGGCGTGGACGGCAGCGGCAATGGCGGCAATGGTGGCGGGCAAAACGTGGCGCTGGCGCCAGACGGTACGCCCATTGCGACGGGGACGCACGTCTGCGACATCTGCGGCAAGATGTTCCAGTTCCGGTACCAGCTGATCGTGCACCGACGCTACCACAGCGAACGGAAGCCGTTCATGTGCCAGGTGTGCGGCCAGGGGTTCACCACGTCGCAGGATTTGACGCGCCACGGCAAGATCCACATTGGCGGGCCCATGTTCACCTGCATCGTGTGCTTCAATGTGTTCGCGAACAATACGAGCCTGGAGCGGCACATGAAACGGCACTCGACGGACAAACCGTTCGCCTGCACCATTTGCCAAAAGACCTTTGCCCGCAAAGAGCACCTGGACAATCACTTCCGCTCGCACACGGGCGAAACGCCCTTCCGTTGCCAGTACTGCGCCAAGACGTTCACGCGCAAGGAGCACATGGTCAACCATGTGCGCAAACACACGGGTGAGACGCCACATCGTTGCGATATTTGTAAGAAGTCCTTTACGCGCAAGGAACACTATGTTAACCACTACATGTGGCACACTG GCGAGACGCCGCACCGGTGCGACTTCTGCTCCAAGACGTTTACGCGCAAGGAGCACTTGCTTAACCACGTGCGCCAGCACACGGGAGAGTCGCCACACCGCTGCTCCTACTGCATGAAGACGTTCACGCGCAAGGAGCACCTGGTCAACCACATACGCCAGCACACGGGTGAGACACCGTTCAAGTGCACGTACTGCACGAAAGCGTTCACGCGCAAAGATCACATGGTTAATCATGTACGGCAACATACAGGCGAGTCGCCGCACAAGTGCACGTACTGCACCAAGACGTTTACGCGCAAGGAGCACCTGACGAACCATGTGCGCCAGCACACGGGCGACTCCCCGCACCGCTGCTCCTACTGCAAGAAGACCTTTACGCGGAAGGAGCACCTGACGAATCATGTGCGCCTCCACACGGGCGACTCGCCGCACAAGTGCGAGTATTGCCAGAAGACGTTTACGCGAAAGGAGCACCTCAACAATCACATGCGCCAGCATTCGAGCGACAATCCGCATTGCTGCAACGTTTGCAACAAGCCGTTTACGCGCAAGGAGCACCTGATCAACCACATGTCCCGGTGCCACACCGGTGACCGGCCCTTCACCTGCGAGACGTGCGGCAAATCGTTCCCGCTCAAGGGCAATCTGCTCTTCCATCAGCGCAGCCATACCAAGGGCCAGGAGATGGAGCGGCCATTCGCCTGCGAGAAGTGCCCCAAGAACTTTATCTGCAAAG GTCACTTGGTCTCGCACATGCGCTCCCATTCGGGTGAGAAACCACACGCGTGCACACTGTGCAGCAAGGCGTTCGTCGAGCGCGGCAATTTGAAGCGCCACATGAAGATGAATCACCCGGATGCTATGATGCCGCCACCACCCgtgcatccgcatccgcaaaTACCGGCTGGTGTGCTGACGCAAGTCAAGCAGGAAGTGAAACCGATCATAA TTCCCCATCACTCGGCGACCACCACGATGCACACCATCCAGCAGATCACGGCGGGAGCGGCGGGCGCAGGAGGTGCGGTCCAGTTAACTCCGGGTCTGGTGCCTCTGGTTACCTCCACGCTCATCTCGCATAATGCGGCTGCCCAACAGCAGTCGCAGAAACAGCAAgcagccgctgcagcagctgcacagCAACAGGCCgcagccgccgctgctgcccaACAGCAAGCAGCCCAGCAACAGGCGGCTGCTgcacatcagcagcatcaacaacaagTGGCCGCCCAACATCAACAGCAGGCTGCGGTGGCTgctcatcagcagcagcaacagcagttgcagcagcagcaacaactgctTCAGTTGTCCATCCAACAGGCGGCTCACCATcaccagcaggagcagcatcgtcaacagcagcaacagcaacaccagcagcaacaacagcagcagcatcaccagcaacaacagcagggTCATCCCCAGGCCCCGccaccacagcagcaacagcagccgccgccCATTGCCTTGATCAGTGACCCAAGTGCTCTGGCACGCGCCGCCATCCAGCTGCAGCATCTGCCTGCGAACGTAGAACAGCACCCGGTTGTTTATTAA